Proteins from one Antennarius striatus isolate MH-2024 chromosome 12, ASM4005453v1, whole genome shotgun sequence genomic window:
- the cenpj gene encoding centromere protein J isoform X3, with protein sequence MSSPAGIQFSQEGFLARFLPSSTRAGVILDPRMDLAGSLRHTSAVGSPPVGPDDSFNSSFAPLPASADSSCLVVDGSARSPGGDGAAPDSGARIHPDGELDSSDGMASKSHKSQDLPLMMKLEELRKWQQHMQEQLKAHQLEELIRLQEEHQKLLGVMNQFQDCTEDSREDDQEQSVNPEGHESRDTLTPIPEAELTEDDRTENEILHERPIGGQMKTFEELLEEQLRLEEQRLKSAQQQQGQDGGEAAQAPPKRAFLKRGEGLSRFTSNRKALPPKAEARKDPTPQPQTHVISRSHSEPTAILRGNRDGVPRLPVQRKTATLNKENQLRGINVAPRDISVVSKGARTKVLGSHQRQNTDGSEWIQRDPEGKQNKHPPVLRHIKEQGNRIVALSPPAAWNPDHNTQENPVAKRVGMVTQPEKVGSDTAREKGWRVQSGGGEGGPQDSLEVSFQEKLRRWDCDQRLESMELGEFELLEQAAEELSFSSNSSFVMKVLQMDQIKAARGLHPRRLSSTPIKSPPKGGPGRGSSVDTCKSRSMNSEAFVVRDDTLKNKVSISENEEEESGREEEHGISDISSLSGSECEDREAEVKQLLFATTCFPAHVNPPYDKRSYQDEDGCRDPASHAAAAGDRESDGVFSDADESTFTEDKDGQRDRVVFDDNDTWNDVDDTAIELSDDGGGICTEAASGISPRKRTLVRKVAVNKATELEKDTVVSSANQEPGPPSPPPASQLMTRLFPSLKPKTQNAPLHPPSSAAALESKRPEVETGQQVQSKLLRERLVELEIEIERFKKENAALIKLRQENELQQERLRKDRLEFEQLKADQLAKFEEYKKEENKKLQKERKLFEKHASAVRAMPDKKEREEIQALKQQLNSLQEELRGKESRWAAAQGRMRQQIDTLRQENSSLQEEIHMMEKLRLNTWNDKEKRDAPRNLNSLSVVTKGVKFASPLDSRGSSSSPPKTNTSAPRRTSQDSSQGAAGIKSSLKKPSRLSCSSSFQSSSSLPDKKTEEKLMPPSRNQDKEQNQESSQSCLPEMESLPKEPESSKTEESESVLEVITHPDGKIEKVLAGGDRLISFPNGTRKEVSADGQTVKVTFFNGDTKQIMADQRVIYYYAEAQTTHITYPDATEVLHFPNNQTERLFPDGRKEITFPDQTVKNLYPDGREESVLTDGTIIQVNPDGTKEIHFNTGQKEVHTPDYKRREYPDGTCKTVYTDGRQETRYPTGRLRIKDKDGNVIVDNRV encoded by the exons ATGTCATCTCCAGCCGGGATTCAGTTCTCCCAGGAAGGCTTCTTGGCACGCTTCTTGCCAAGCAGCACCAGGGCCGGAGTGATCCTCGACCCCCGCATGGACTTGGCTGGCTCCCTGCGGCACACCTCCGCCGTGGGGTCTCCTCCTGTGGGGCCAGATGACTCATTTAACTCCAGCTTCGCCCCTCTGCCCGCCTCGGCTGACAGCAGCTGCCTTGTTGTGGATGGATCCGCCCGGTCACCTGGAGGAGATGGGGCCGCTCCGGACTCTGGAGCTCGGATTCATCCCGATGGAGAATTGGACAGTTCGGATGGGATGGCGAGCAAATCACACAAATCACAAGATCTGCCTCTAATGATGAAATTAGAAGAG ctgaGGAAATGGCAGCAGCACATGCAGGAGCAGCTGAAAGCCcaccagctggaggagctgattCGCCTTCAGGAGGAGCACCAGAAGCTGCTGGGAGTGATGAATCAATTCCAGGACTGCACGGAAG ACTCCAGAGAAGATGATCAGGAGCAGAGTGTTAATCCAGAGGGTCATGAGAGTAGAGACACATTAACACCAATTCCTGAAGCTGAGCTGACTGAAGACGACAGAACAGAAAATGAGATCCTACATGAGAG ACCTATCGGGGGTCAGATGAAGACATTTGAGGAGTTGCTGGAGGAGCAACTGaggctggaggagcagaggctGAAGTCTGCCCAGCAACAACAG GGCCAAGATGGAGGTGAAGCTGCGCAGGCCCCACCTAAGAGGGCTTTTCTGAAGCGAGGGGAGGGTCTCTCAAGATTTACCAGCAATCGCAAAGCTTTGCCACCGAAAGCGGAGGCGAGGAAGGATCCGACCCCTCAACCGCAGACTCACGTGATCTCTCGCAGCCACTCTGAGCCCACAGCCATCTTGAGAGGAAACAGGGACGGTGTCCCGCGGCTTCCCGTCCAGCGCAAAACTGCCACACTCAACAAGGAAAACCAACTGAGAGGTATCAATGTGGCACCTCGTGACATCAGCGTTGTGAGTAAAGGAGCTCGGACAAAGGTTTTGGGTAGTCATCAAAGACAGAACACAGACGGATCTGAGTGGATTCAAAGGGATCCAGAGGGGAAACAAAACAAGCATCCACCGGTTTTAAGGCACATAAAGGAGCAGGGTAACAGGATAGTGGCTCTGTCGCCTCCGGCCGCGTGGAACCCTGATCACAACACGCAAGAAAACCCTGTAGCCAAGCGGGTTGGCATGGTAACGCAGCCGGAGAAAGTTGGTAGTGATACAGCTAGAGAGAAAGGATGGAGAGTAcaatcaggaggaggagagggaggtcCACAGGATTCCTTAGAGGTGTCGTTCCAGGAGAAACTCCGGCGCTGGGATTGTGATCAGCGGTTGGAAAGCATGGAGCTGGGAGAGTTTGAGCTGCTGGAGCAAGCAGCTGAGGAGCTGTCCTTCTCATCCAACTCGTCTTTTGTCATGAAG GTTCTCCAGATGGACCAGATAAAGGCCGCCAGGGGCCTCCACCCACGACGGCTCTCCTCCACCCCCATAAAGTCACCTCCTAAAGGTGGACCTGGTAGGGGCAGTAGTGTTGATACTTGTAAAAGCAGGTCCATGAACTCGGAAGCATTTGTGGTAAGAGACGACACACTCAAGAACAAAGTGAGCATCAGTGAAaacgaggaggaagagagtgggagagaagaggagcatgGGATCTCTGATATTTCATCCTTGAGCGGCTCGGAATGTGAAGACCGTGAAGCGGAAgtaaaacaacttttatttgcTACCACCTGTTTTCCTGCTCACGTGAACCCACCGTATGACAAGCGCTCGTATCAGGACGAGGATGGCTGCAGGGATCCGGCGTCTCACGCGGCAGcagctggagacagagagagcgaTGGCGTCTTCAGTGATGCTGACGAATCCACGTTTACAGAGGACAAAGACGGGCAGCGAGACAGAGTCGTGTTTGACGACAATGACACATGGAACGACGTGGACGACACTGCGATCGAGCTATCGGATGACGGGGGTGGAATTTGCACAGAGGCAGCCAGTGGAATCTCTCCCAGGAAGCGGACTCTGGTGAGGAAGGTAGCGGTGAACAAAGCCACGGAGCTGGAGAAGGATACGGTTGttagttcagccaatcaggagccaggtcctccttctcctccccctgCCTCTCAGCTCATGACTCGCTTGTTCCCTTCGCTTAAGCCGAAGACCCAGAATGCACCTCTTCATCCACCCAGTTCTGCTGCTGCACTGGAGTCCAAAAGGCCAGAGGTGGAAACAG GCCAGCAGGTTCAGTCCAAACTCCTGAGAGAGAGACTGGTGGAACTGGAGATTGAGATTGAGAGGTTCAAGAAGGAGAACGCCGCCCTCATCAAACTCAGGCAGGAGAATGAGTTGCAGCAAGAACGTCTCAG GAAAGACCGTTTGGAGTTTGAGCAGCTGAAAGCGGACCAGCTGGCCAAATTTGAGGAATACAAGAAAGAGGAGAACAAAAAACTTCAGAAGGAGCGCAAACTGTTTGAGAAGCACGCATCGGCTGTCAGAGCCATGCCCGACAAGAAGGAACGGGAGGAAATCCAG GCATTGAAGCAGCAGCTGAACTCgctgcaggaggagctgagggGGAAGGAGAGCCGCTGGGCCGCTGCTCAGGGCCGAATGCGGCAGCAGATCGACACCCTCAGGCAGGAGAACTCCTCTCTTCAGGAGGAG ATTCACATGATGGAAAAGCTCCGCCTGAACACGTGGAAcgacaaagaaaagagagacgCTCCCAGAAATCTCAACAGCCTGTCAGTTGTGACCAAAGGAGTAAAATTCGCT AGTCCTCTTGACTccagaggaagcagcagcagccccccAAAGACCAACACAAGCGCCCCTAGAAGGACGTCCCAGGACAGCAGTCAGGGTGCAG CAGGGATAAAAAGCAGCCTGAAGAAGCCATCGAGGCTGAGCTGCTCTTCCTCATTCCAATCTTCTTCCTCATTACCTGACAAAAAGACAGAGGAGAAGTTAATGCCTCCCAGCAGGAACCAGGACAAAGAACAGAACCAGGAATCCTCACAGAGCTGCCTCCCA GAAATGGAATCTCTGCCAAAAGAACCAGAGAGCAGCAAAACCGAAGAGTCAGAATCCGTTCTGGAGGTCATCACACACCCCGATGGGAAG ATTGAAAAGGTTCTGGCCGGTGGCGATCGCCTTATCTCCTTCCCCAACGGAACCAGGAAGGAGGTTTCAGCCGATGGACAGACCGTCAAAGTCACCTTCTTCAACGGAGACACCAAACAGATCATGGCCGACCAGAGAGTG ATCTACTACTACGCTGAGGCCCAGACAACACACATCACCTACCCCGATGCCACAGAGGTCCTGCATTTCCCCAATAATCAGACTG AGAGGCTTTTCCCAGACGGTCGCAAGGAAATCACTTTCCCAGACCAGACTGTCAAAAACTTGTACCCCGACGGGAGGGAGGAGAGCGTTCTGACAGACGGGACCATCATACAGGTCAACCC GGACGGCACCAAGGAGATTCATTTCAACACAGGCCAGAAGGAGGTTCACACGCCCGACTACAAGAGGAGGGAGTATCCGGACGGTACCTGTAAGACGGTCTACACCGATGGCCGGCAGGAAACCCGCTACCCCACCGGAAGGCTCAGGATCAAAGACAAGGACGGCAACGTCATCGTGGACAACAGGGTGTAG
- the cenpj gene encoding centromere protein J isoform X1, translating to MSSPAGIQFSQEGFLARFLPSSTRAGVILDPRMDLAGSLRHTSAVGSPPVGPDDSFNSSFAPLPASADSSCLVVDGSARSPGGDGAAPDSGARIHPDGELDSSDGMASKSHKSQDLPLMMKLEELRKWQQHMQEQLKAHQLEELIRLQEEHQKLLGVMNQFQDCTEEDSREDDQEQSVNPEGHESRDTLTPIPEAELTEDDRTENEILHERPIGGQMKTFEELLEEQLRLEEQRLKSAQQQQGQDGGEAAQAPPKRAFLKRGEGLSRFTSNRKALPPKAEARKDPTPQPQTHVISRSHSEPTAILRGNRDGVPRLPVQRKTATLNKENQLRGINVAPRDISVVSKGARTKVLGSHQRQNTDGSEWIQRDPEGKQNKHPPVLRHIKEQGNRIVALSPPAAWNPDHNTQENPVAKRVGMVTQPEKVGSDTAREKGWRVQSGGGEGGPQDSLEVSFQEKLRRWDCDQRLESMELGEFELLEQAAEELSFSSNSSFVMKVLQMDQIKAARGLHPRRLSSTPIKSPPKGGPGRGSSVDTCKSRSMNSEAFVVRDDTLKNKVSISENEEEESGREEEHGISDISSLSGSECEDREAEVKQLLFATTCFPAHVNPPYDKRSYQDEDGCRDPASHAAAAGDRESDGVFSDADESTFTEDKDGQRDRVVFDDNDTWNDVDDTAIELSDDGGGICTEAASGISPRKRTLVRKVAVNKATELEKDTVVSSANQEPGPPSPPPASQLMTRLFPSLKPKTQNAPLHPPSSAAALESKRPEVETGQQVQSKLLRERLVELEIEIERFKKENAALIKLRQENELQQERLRKDRLEFEQLKADQLAKFEEYKKEENKKLQKERKLFEKHASAVRAMPDKKEREEIQALKQQLNSLQEELRGKESRWAAAQGRMRQQIDTLRQENSSLQEEIHMMEKLRLNTWNDKEKRDAPRNLNSLSVVTKGVKFASPLDSRGSSSSPPKTNTSAPRRTSQDSSQGAAGIKSSLKKPSRLSCSSSFQSSSSLPDKKTEEKLMPPSRNQDKEQNQESSQSCLPEMESLPKEPESSKTEESESVLEVITHPDGKIEKVLAGGDRLISFPNGTRKEVSADGQTVKVTFFNGDTKQIMADQRVIYYYAEAQTTHITYPDATEVLHFPNNQTERLFPDGRKEITFPDQTVKNLYPDGREESVLTDGTIIQVNPDGTKEIHFNTGQKEVHTPDYKRREYPDGTCKTVYTDGRQETRYPTGRLRIKDKDGNVIVDNRV from the exons ATGTCATCTCCAGCCGGGATTCAGTTCTCCCAGGAAGGCTTCTTGGCACGCTTCTTGCCAAGCAGCACCAGGGCCGGAGTGATCCTCGACCCCCGCATGGACTTGGCTGGCTCCCTGCGGCACACCTCCGCCGTGGGGTCTCCTCCTGTGGGGCCAGATGACTCATTTAACTCCAGCTTCGCCCCTCTGCCCGCCTCGGCTGACAGCAGCTGCCTTGTTGTGGATGGATCCGCCCGGTCACCTGGAGGAGATGGGGCCGCTCCGGACTCTGGAGCTCGGATTCATCCCGATGGAGAATTGGACAGTTCGGATGGGATGGCGAGCAAATCACACAAATCACAAGATCTGCCTCTAATGATGAAATTAGAAGAG ctgaGGAAATGGCAGCAGCACATGCAGGAGCAGCTGAAAGCCcaccagctggaggagctgattCGCCTTCAGGAGGAGCACCAGAAGCTGCTGGGAGTGATGAATCAATTCCAGGACTGCACGGAAG AAGACTCCAGAGAAGATGATCAGGAGCAGAGTGTTAATCCAGAGGGTCATGAGAGTAGAGACACATTAACACCAATTCCTGAAGCTGAGCTGACTGAAGACGACAGAACAGAAAATGAGATCCTACATGAGAG ACCTATCGGGGGTCAGATGAAGACATTTGAGGAGTTGCTGGAGGAGCAACTGaggctggaggagcagaggctGAAGTCTGCCCAGCAACAACAG GGCCAAGATGGAGGTGAAGCTGCGCAGGCCCCACCTAAGAGGGCTTTTCTGAAGCGAGGGGAGGGTCTCTCAAGATTTACCAGCAATCGCAAAGCTTTGCCACCGAAAGCGGAGGCGAGGAAGGATCCGACCCCTCAACCGCAGACTCACGTGATCTCTCGCAGCCACTCTGAGCCCACAGCCATCTTGAGAGGAAACAGGGACGGTGTCCCGCGGCTTCCCGTCCAGCGCAAAACTGCCACACTCAACAAGGAAAACCAACTGAGAGGTATCAATGTGGCACCTCGTGACATCAGCGTTGTGAGTAAAGGAGCTCGGACAAAGGTTTTGGGTAGTCATCAAAGACAGAACACAGACGGATCTGAGTGGATTCAAAGGGATCCAGAGGGGAAACAAAACAAGCATCCACCGGTTTTAAGGCACATAAAGGAGCAGGGTAACAGGATAGTGGCTCTGTCGCCTCCGGCCGCGTGGAACCCTGATCACAACACGCAAGAAAACCCTGTAGCCAAGCGGGTTGGCATGGTAACGCAGCCGGAGAAAGTTGGTAGTGATACAGCTAGAGAGAAAGGATGGAGAGTAcaatcaggaggaggagagggaggtcCACAGGATTCCTTAGAGGTGTCGTTCCAGGAGAAACTCCGGCGCTGGGATTGTGATCAGCGGTTGGAAAGCATGGAGCTGGGAGAGTTTGAGCTGCTGGAGCAAGCAGCTGAGGAGCTGTCCTTCTCATCCAACTCGTCTTTTGTCATGAAG GTTCTCCAGATGGACCAGATAAAGGCCGCCAGGGGCCTCCACCCACGACGGCTCTCCTCCACCCCCATAAAGTCACCTCCTAAAGGTGGACCTGGTAGGGGCAGTAGTGTTGATACTTGTAAAAGCAGGTCCATGAACTCGGAAGCATTTGTGGTAAGAGACGACACACTCAAGAACAAAGTGAGCATCAGTGAAaacgaggaggaagagagtgggagagaagaggagcatgGGATCTCTGATATTTCATCCTTGAGCGGCTCGGAATGTGAAGACCGTGAAGCGGAAgtaaaacaacttttatttgcTACCACCTGTTTTCCTGCTCACGTGAACCCACCGTATGACAAGCGCTCGTATCAGGACGAGGATGGCTGCAGGGATCCGGCGTCTCACGCGGCAGcagctggagacagagagagcgaTGGCGTCTTCAGTGATGCTGACGAATCCACGTTTACAGAGGACAAAGACGGGCAGCGAGACAGAGTCGTGTTTGACGACAATGACACATGGAACGACGTGGACGACACTGCGATCGAGCTATCGGATGACGGGGGTGGAATTTGCACAGAGGCAGCCAGTGGAATCTCTCCCAGGAAGCGGACTCTGGTGAGGAAGGTAGCGGTGAACAAAGCCACGGAGCTGGAGAAGGATACGGTTGttagttcagccaatcaggagccaggtcctccttctcctccccctgCCTCTCAGCTCATGACTCGCTTGTTCCCTTCGCTTAAGCCGAAGACCCAGAATGCACCTCTTCATCCACCCAGTTCTGCTGCTGCACTGGAGTCCAAAAGGCCAGAGGTGGAAACAG GCCAGCAGGTTCAGTCCAAACTCCTGAGAGAGAGACTGGTGGAACTGGAGATTGAGATTGAGAGGTTCAAGAAGGAGAACGCCGCCCTCATCAAACTCAGGCAGGAGAATGAGTTGCAGCAAGAACGTCTCAG GAAAGACCGTTTGGAGTTTGAGCAGCTGAAAGCGGACCAGCTGGCCAAATTTGAGGAATACAAGAAAGAGGAGAACAAAAAACTTCAGAAGGAGCGCAAACTGTTTGAGAAGCACGCATCGGCTGTCAGAGCCATGCCCGACAAGAAGGAACGGGAGGAAATCCAG GCATTGAAGCAGCAGCTGAACTCgctgcaggaggagctgagggGGAAGGAGAGCCGCTGGGCCGCTGCTCAGGGCCGAATGCGGCAGCAGATCGACACCCTCAGGCAGGAGAACTCCTCTCTTCAGGAGGAG ATTCACATGATGGAAAAGCTCCGCCTGAACACGTGGAAcgacaaagaaaagagagacgCTCCCAGAAATCTCAACAGCCTGTCAGTTGTGACCAAAGGAGTAAAATTCGCT AGTCCTCTTGACTccagaggaagcagcagcagccccccAAAGACCAACACAAGCGCCCCTAGAAGGACGTCCCAGGACAGCAGTCAGGGTGCAG CAGGGATAAAAAGCAGCCTGAAGAAGCCATCGAGGCTGAGCTGCTCTTCCTCATTCCAATCTTCTTCCTCATTACCTGACAAAAAGACAGAGGAGAAGTTAATGCCTCCCAGCAGGAACCAGGACAAAGAACAGAACCAGGAATCCTCACAGAGCTGCCTCCCA GAAATGGAATCTCTGCCAAAAGAACCAGAGAGCAGCAAAACCGAAGAGTCAGAATCCGTTCTGGAGGTCATCACACACCCCGATGGGAAG ATTGAAAAGGTTCTGGCCGGTGGCGATCGCCTTATCTCCTTCCCCAACGGAACCAGGAAGGAGGTTTCAGCCGATGGACAGACCGTCAAAGTCACCTTCTTCAACGGAGACACCAAACAGATCATGGCCGACCAGAGAGTG ATCTACTACTACGCTGAGGCCCAGACAACACACATCACCTACCCCGATGCCACAGAGGTCCTGCATTTCCCCAATAATCAGACTG AGAGGCTTTTCCCAGACGGTCGCAAGGAAATCACTTTCCCAGACCAGACTGTCAAAAACTTGTACCCCGACGGGAGGGAGGAGAGCGTTCTGACAGACGGGACCATCATACAGGTCAACCC GGACGGCACCAAGGAGATTCATTTCAACACAGGCCAGAAGGAGGTTCACACGCCCGACTACAAGAGGAGGGAGTATCCGGACGGTACCTGTAAGACGGTCTACACCGATGGCCGGCAGGAAACCCGCTACCCCACCGGAAGGCTCAGGATCAAAGACAAGGACGGCAACGTCATCGTGGACAACAGGGTGTAG